Proteins found in one Salvia splendens isolate huo1 chromosome 10, SspV2, whole genome shotgun sequence genomic segment:
- the LOC121750536 gene encoding NAC domain-containing protein 78-like, whose translation MEIAVKKNSFNTLEPGFRFHPTDEELVRYYLRRKVCGRGFRFRAISDIDIYKAEPWDLPSFSKLKTRDLEWYFFSVLDRKYGNGARTNRATEKGYWKTTGKDRAVYHRGQIVGMKKTLVYHIGRAPKGQRTNWVMHEYRLTDLELERAGIHQDAFVLCRVFQKSGSGPKNGEKYGAPFVEEEWLGDDSDLIPKAEAADEVDFGNDAYLDGDDLEQILRSDNPSTDSPLQSNCQPTDGSSFVEETAESVDDGHKLLLSAGDQYCEPEQHKDNNLYDIPAPFDMDVRAVKHEFIGESSKSEYSDDLDFLLDEPFQENPPDLPYGSASFIEASDLSHPIEANTSPASRLEEFFTFYDASIGNSQDFAYDSQDFAYASYDSLASEDLLPCEPLLPSEEPEVGGEQSTLPGAQPLNNNNGDDGSSSDKLESTYESDFQYPFLKQASQMLGSMPAPPALAAEFPSKVAVHRLNSLSQPSTSVHVTAGMIQIRNLSADGNEVDKLLSKPTSLNIVLSFGYSRGEDGSARLESSVSLLPGKTMTLLSREWFYFMFFLILLLSISCKIGSCICAK comes from the exons ATGGAGATCGCCGTGAAGAAGAATTCCTTCAATACGCTGGAGCCAGGATTCCGTTTCCACCCCACCGACGAGGAATTGGTGCGCTACTATCTGCGCCGGAAGGTCTGCGGCAGAGGCTTCCGCTTCCGTGCGATCTCTGATATCGATATCTACAAGGCCGAGCCTTGGGATCTTCCAA GCTTCTCGAAGCTGAAGACTAGAGATCTGGAATGGTATTTCTTCAGCGTGCTGGATAGGAAATATGGTAATGGAGCAAGGACTAACAGAGCCACTGAAAAAGGATACTGGAAGACTACTGGGAAGGACAGGGCTGTCTACCACAGAGGGCAGATTGTTGGGATGAAGAAGACTCTTGTATATCATATTGGACGTGCTCCGAAGGGACAGAGAACCAACTGGGTTATGCACGAGTACAGACTCACTGACTTGGAGTTGGAGAGAGCTGGCATTCATCAG GATGCGTTTGTGCTCTGCCGTGTCTTCCAGAAGAGTGGCTCAGGGCCAAAGAATGGTGAGAAGTACGGAGCACCATTTGTGGAAGAGGAATGGCTGGGTGATGACTCAGACTTGATTCCAAAAGCAGAGGCTGCAGATGAGGTTGACTTTGGGAATGATGCTTATTTGGACGGCGATGATCTTGAGCAG ATCCTTCGATCAGATAATCCATCTACCGATTCTCCTCTTCAATCGAATTGTCAGCCTACAGATGGCAGTAGCTTTGTTGAGGAAACTGCAGAGTCCGTAGATGATGGCCATAAGCTCTTATTGAGTGCTGGTGACCAGTATTGTGAACCTGAGCAGCATAAGGACAATAACTTGTATGATATACCTGCTCCATTTGATATGGATGTAAGAGCAGTCAAACATGAATTCATTGGTGAATCCAGCAAGTCGGAGTATTCTGATGATTTGGATTTCTTACTTGATGAACCATTCCAAGAGAATCCACCAGATCTGCCATATGGTAGTGCAAGCTTCATTGAAGCTAGTGATCTATCACATCCCATTGAAGCTAATACCTCTCCTGCCAGCAGGCTTGAGGAATTCTTTACGTTCTACGATGCCAGTATCGGCAATTCTCAAGACTTTGCATATGATTCTCAAGACTTTGCATATGCTTCATATGATTCCTTAGCAAGCGAGGACCTTCTTCCTTGTGAACCGTTGCTTCCTTCTGAG GAACCAGAAGTTGGTGGAGAGCAATCTACTTTACCCGGTGCACAACCTCTCAATAACAATAATGGTGACGATGGATCATCATCTGATAAGCTCGAATCCACATATGAATCAG ATTTCCAATATCCATTCCTCAAACAGGCCAGCCAGATGTTGGGCAGCATGCCTGCTCCACCAGCCTTGGCTGCCGAATTTCCTTCAAAAGTTGCTGTGCATCGGCTCAATTCTCTGTCACAGCCTTCTACTTCAGTTCATGTCACTGCCGGCATGATTCAGATAAGAAATTTGTCTGCGGATGGCAATGAAGTAGACAAGTTACTAAGCAAGCCCACAAGTCTCAACATTGTTCTTTCATTTGGCTATTCTCGAGGCGAGGATGGTTCTGCTCGTCTGGAGTCAAGCGTAAGTCTACTTCCCGGGAAGACAATGACATTGCTCTCAAGGGAATGGTTCTACTTCATGTTCTTCTTGATCCTTTTGCTATCAATCAGCTGCAAGATAGGGAGCTGTATATGTGCAAAGTAA
- the LOC121750256 gene encoding NAC domain containing protein 50-like codes for MGQEVAVVATAAGAAPSPTSLAPGFRFHPTDEELVRYYLRRKACGKPFRFEAVIEIDVYKSEPWELADYSSLKTRDLEWYFFSPVDRKYGNGSRLNRATGKGYWKATGKDRAVRHKSLTIGMKKTLVFHSGRAPDGKRTNWVMHEYRLCDSELERAGVTQDAFVLCRIFQKSGLGPPNGDRYAPFVEEEWDEDAVVVVPGGDTEDDVANGDEPRVERTELDQDTPPLTMAPPQAENTTGMQSLPFLCKRERSEEDPEPLSLAQSKRGKPDENPNSSHANGSEDSTTTSQDPCAMMMTTNFTSGLLDFPLFEPKESQQPASTLAFDSSNLEKSVPPGYLKFISNLENEILNVSMERETLKIEVMRAQAMINILQSRVELVTKENEELRRHA; via the exons ATGGGACAGGAGGTGGCGGTTGTGGCCACGGCGGCCGGAGCAGCGCCTTCTCCGACCTCTCTGGCGCCGGGGTTCAGGTTCCATCCCACCGATGAGGAGCTCGTCAGGTACTACCTCAGGAGGAAAGCTTGCGGCAAGCCGTTCCGCTTTGAAGCTGTTATTGAGATCGATGTCTACAAATCTGAGCCCTGGGAGCTTGCTG ATTACTCGTCTCTGAAGACTAGAGATCTCGAGTGGTACTTCTTCAGCCCCGTGGATAGGAAGTATGGGAATGGGTCTCGGCTGAATCGTGCCACGGGTAAAGGGTATTGGAAGGCGACTGGAAAGGATAGAGCGGTGCGCCATAAGAGTCTAACCATAGGTATGAAGAAGACGTTGGTGTTCCATAGCGGGCGGGCGCCTGATGGGAAGCGGACCAACTGGGTGATGCACGAGTATAGGCTCTGCGATTCAGAACTGGAACGGGCTGGTGTGACACAG GATGCGTTTGTGCTGTGTAGAATCTTCCAAAAGAGCGGCCTAGGACCCCCCAACGGGGACCGGTATGCCCCTTTTGTCGAAGAAGAATGGGATGAAGATGCAGTGGTGGTGGTGCCTGGGGGAGATACCGAAGATGATGTGGCGAATGGTGATGAACCACGAGTCGAGCGTACTGAACTCGATCAG GACACTCCCCCTCTAACGATGGCTCCTCCCCAGGCTGAGAACACGACTGGGATGCAGTCTCTTCCGTTTTTGTGCAAGAGGGAGAGATCAGAAGAAGACCCCGAGCCGCTCTCTTTAGCTCAGAGCAAACGGGGGAAGCCTGATGAGAATCCCAACTCGAGCCACGCTAATGGATCCGAAGATTCCACCACGACCAGCCAGGATCCTTGTGCAATGATGATGACGACAAATTTTACCTCCGGACTACTGGACTTTCCTCTATTTGAGCCCAAAGAGAGCCAACAGCCCGCGAGCACACTAGCATTCGACTCATCCAACCTAGAGAAGTCGGTGCCACCTGGGTACCTGAAATTTATCAGCAACCTAGAGAACGAGATTCTGAACGTCTCCATGGAGCGGGAGACCTTGAAGATTGAGGTGATGAGAGCCCAAGCAATGATCAACATTCTTCAATCACGGGTCGAGCTAGTGACCAAAGAAAACGAGGAGTTACGGAGACATGCCTAG